GTTGGTTCTGAGCCTTTTGAGATATAGCCTATTTGAGTTAGAAATTCTTTTGCTACTTTCTCGATATCTTTTTCACTTACAAGAGGCGCGTTACTTGCAACGATAATTTCGAAACTCATAAAACAAAAAATGATTTAAGCTAGTATAAAAAGTTTTTGCTGTAGAACAAATCCCTTCTCCCCGATGTTATATTTAATTGCTTTTTTCAAAGAGCTTGCAAAAGTTAGCTCTAATAAATTCCGCTCTTCGTTAATATTTATCAAAACATCGCTCAGCTGGCATATCATTTTAATGACTTTTTCATCATGTAGTTTAGGATCGAGCATAAGCAAAGAAGTAGTGCTTGCAAATCTTGTCTTCGCTCTTAAATAATATAAAAATCTATAAACGCTCTGAGGTGAAACATGCATTAGTAAAGTATCTAGTGAATTAAAAATCAGCAAAGAAGATTTCTTGGTTAGTTTGCCGAGCGACGAGACTATGTTATTACTTAGCTTCGCAAGATCTGCTACTGAAGCTACATACTTGATATTTTCACTATCCTCAAGAGCTGGGTTGGCTTGCTGAGAATAAGTATCGATGAAGACATATTCTCTATCTTTGAGCTCGTAGCCTAGAGTCTCAATATATTTTATAATATCGTCAGCAAAATTATCTGTTGTGACATATACCGCTGCATAATTTGAGAATAAACTTTCGTAGAATAGCTGACGAATAAATTGTTCCCTGCCTGCAAGTGGCGAAGATAAAATAAGGCATGCGCTACCTGGCTTAAGCTCTTTAGTGATTAGCTCGCTTATTTTCATCTTCTCATACATTCTTTTGCTACAACAAACCATTGAGTTGCAAGCAAGCATAGCATTCCAAGGAATAACGTTTTAGATGTTCTATAAATCCCGTATGCTAGTTCTAGCTTTAATGACGTTGTTACAAGCCATGCCAACGAATGAATTGCAATTATTACTGCCATACTAAGCAGATAGTACCAAGTTTGGTAAATAAAACCTTTCTTTTTCACTTCAAGTTTACCTTCATTAAGAAAAAGTTTGGCTCTTAGAAGTATTTCATCTGCTCTTCTCAGCATTATCAGAATTCCAATAGTAAGAGCCAGAGTTGCAAGTCCTAGAATGAAATTTGCTATTTCTAGATATTCCCAGCCCATCTTTATTTGGCACCTCGGAGCATTAGCTCATTTAGTTCTTTAATAGTCAGCTCTAACTTAGAATTTATAAGTTCTAAATTAGCGTTGGGCGCAAGTATTGCCAGAAGCAACGCTCTGTGGCCTAGTCGTGATACGATAATACTACTACGTTCAAGCTCTGCCTCAACTCTTTTAGGTACTCCTTTACCGATTGTAGAAGCTAATGTCTCTATAGAAGCAACTAACGTAGCAGCCATCGCACCAACTCTCCTTTCGTCCACTCCTTCAGGCAGCTCTTCAGCAATTATTAAGCCGTTTCTTGCTATAATTGCAGAGCCTACAATGCCTTCTATAGTTGCTAGCTTTTTAAGCTCTCTTTGCAGTTTATCAATTTTTTCCATTTTTTATCAACTTGCTACTAGTCTTTTAAACAGCTCGTCAACCAACCTCCCAGTACCTTTTTTAGCTGTAGCAACTGTAGGAAGAATAGGTATATTCTTAGGCAAGCCTAACAGAGCTCTTATTTTTTTAGTAGGTAGCGCATTTTTCAGATCTTGCTTGTTGGCTGCTACAACTAAAGGGAGATAATAAGATCTCGTTTTCTCCAGCATTTGTTTCGCGCGAATAAAAGTTTTCGGCTGAGTGGAATCTAGAACTAAAATAACGGCAACAGCATCTTCAGCTAAATACTCGAGTAATGGGTCGAAGCTTTCTTGCCCTGGAGTGCCGAAAATATCTGAAGAAAAGCCTTTATAATCCAAATAGCCGTGGTCTAGCGCTATAGTTGTACCTGCTCTGTCTACACTTACGCTTGTTTTAGAAATAGCTTTTACAATAGCGCTTTTACCTGCTTTATAAGGTCCTGTAACTAAAATTTTAGGGAAATATACTTTAACTCCGCCTGGCTTTAAAACCTTTACAGGCACACTGAATTTTTTTATTTTTTTCCAAGCTACTTTCTCAGGTATCATAAAATTGCGTAGAATTGCAAGTTCTTCAACTGCTTTTACTGCAAATACTGCGTTAAAGTTCCTCTTCAGCTTTTCTACTATTTTTGGTGGGTATTTCCAGGCTGAAAATAGTGCAAGTACCACAGAGCCTCTTTTAAGGCAATCGATGCAATATAAAATTTCATTAAGCTCGCCACCCATGTCTAAGTACGAGGAAATACTATCTAAGACTGTAAAGTTATTCTTCGATCTCGCTCTTAACCCTCTAATTGCAATTTCAACAGTTTCTATTAAAGACTCAGCGCTAAACGGCTCTTTTACTGTATATTTTTCTTCAGATGGCATACCTACATAGTTTGAGTATGCATCTACAAAACTGAGAATACCAGCAGTTTCGTATTTAAATAGGTCCTTACCCAAAGCTAGTGCTTCCCTTCTTAGAGTGCTGGGAGGTTTGTTGTTTACTAAATAAACACATGAAGTTCTTGTTTTAAGTACGTTGGCTGAAATAGTTAATCCAAAAGGTGTCGGGTCTATGCCTGGCTGGGCTTGTAATAAAATAGCTACTTCATTCGGTATTTCACCGATTTTATCGTCCAGTATTGGTATGCCGATCTTCATTTTTTATCTCAGCCCAGGCTGTACTATAATACCATTTTTAGAAATATCAACCAAATGCCTGCCTGTAAGATGTTTACTACCTCTGAGCTTTAAAACTTCAAGGTGCTTCTTTCTGATATTCTCCTCCTCTGTATAAGAAAGTATTATCAAGCCATCTACCATATAGGAAGGCATAGTTTTTACAACATCTGCGTGAGGCAGTTCGTAGGTAGCAATTGTAAGCGTTACTTTCTTCTTCGTAAATATTATGAGATCGTGTAAGACCTCACGATAAGACTTTAAATCTTCAGCTACAATTCCTATAACGCTTAAAGGGTCTATCACTACTCTGTCTGGGTTGTATTTTTCAATCTCTCGCATTAGAATGCTTAGAACGTAGAGTGGCTGCTTTCTAAGAGCGTCACCTATATCTGAGAATATAACCTTTTTTCTATCTACTAATTTTTGATCGAAAAATGTATAGCAGGACAAAAATTTCTGCACCACCCAGACTGGCTCTGAAAGTGCTGTTATATACAGAGATGTTTCACCATTCTTAGAGCCGTAGAAAAGTGATTGAACTGCAAAAGTAGTTTTACCAGTTCCAGGTTCACCTGCAACAAGTATAAAAGATGGCACTGGGAATCCACCTTCGAGCATACCGTCTAAGCCTGGTATTCCTGTGGCAACTCTTTTTAATTCTTCAGACTTCATCTTATATAGTCAAGCGAGAATGAGCCTATTATAAGGTCTTTCTCAGTAAATTTATACTGTACCCAGCTCCTTGTCTGCACATCACAAATACCTTGAACTGCGAAAAAAGTTCTCAGATTCTCTTCCTTGAACTCTATCACGCCGTCCATTAGATGCCTTATAATTTGCACATCAGTTTCTGGATGCATACCTTTAGTCAAAGCGAAAAAAGTTACTGCGCCGTCTCTTTTGCATCTTCCTGTGANNNNNNNNNNNNNNNNNNNNNNNNNNNNNNNNNNNNNNNNNNNNNNNNNNNNNNNNNNNNNNNNNNNNNNNNNNNNNNNNNNNNNNNNNNNNNNNNNNNGCCTTTAGTCAAAGCGAAAAAAGTTACTGCGCCGTCTCTTTTGCATCTTCCTGTGAGATCTTCTAAAAATCTAAAAATAGGCTGAGCACCAAGATTGGCAGTGAGTGTAGAAAGTGGGAATACCAATCTATAATACTCGCCTTTGGCTTTTAATTTTGTAAATATATTATTGACAGCGAGAGTGATAACGTCGAGATCTCTAATACTATCAACGTACTCGACATTAGGCTCGTTACAAGGCATGCCCATTCTTCTAGAATAGATATCTACATAGCCTACTAGCCCAGCGCTTTCAGCAGATTCGTAATCTTCGAAAAGCTCTTTCAGCTCCTTTTTAATGTCAGTTGTGGATTTATCAACAGTAACGACAACACAAGGTACGTTTTTAGCTAATCCTTCAATAACAAATCTCTTTATCAATACATCTGTGCCCATAAAAGGCGGTCCGTAGATAAGCACATTGGAGCCGAATGGTATACCGCCGAACAGCAAATCGTCAAGTCTTGAGACACCCGTTTTAACTTTCTTGGCTTCTTTCTCCCTTTTACGTTCCTTTTCTTTCCTAGAAATCTCAGCAGCTATTAAATCTTCTGTTTTTCTGGTAAGCTCACTCTCTTTGCTCTTTAAATATTCTTCACGTCTTTTTAGCTCATCCTCCCTAGCTTTAAGCTCTTCCTCAAGCCTTGTAAGCTCTTCTTTGAGTTTGAGCTTCTCTTCAGCGCCTGGCGGTAAAGCTAGTTTTTTTAGCTCCTTTTCCCTTTCTTTAAACTTTTGGACCTCGCGCTCTAATTTCTGCTCTTTAAATCTAAGCTCCTCCTCTCTTCTGGCTAGCTCTTCTTCCTTGTATTTTAAAGGATCTATTTTTCTGCGTAGCTCTTCATCTTTAAGCTCTAAATCAGCTCTTAAATTTGCTAGCTCAAATTCTTTCTCAAGTAAATATTCCTCTCTTTTTGTGATTTTCTCCTCCCTTTCTAAAAGCTCTTTTTCAACTTGAGTTACATCCCTACTTCCAAGCCCCTTTTTGAACTCAATTTGTGCAGTTAACCTAGCTATCTCATGCTCACGTCTTAGCTTTTCGTACTTTAATTCTTCGTGACTCCTTTTTAGCTCTAATTCCTTCTCTTTAATTAATTCTTGTAGTTTATGTACTTCTTCAGGCATTTTCTCAGCTTTTGCAAGGCGCCCTTCTAACTCTGCTATCCTCTTATCCAAAGCTTCTCTTTCGCCCTTTATGCTGATCTCTCTTTCGCTAAGTGCGTTTTCTACTCTTTTTAGCTTTTCAAGCTCTTCGTTAATTTTGCTACTTTCAAGTGCTAACTTGTTTTTTTCAGCTTCCAAAAGTTTTTCTTTGTTCTTTACCGCATTCTCCCTTTTCTCAAGCTCTAAAAATTTGTTTTTAAAATACTCGATAGTTTTATCTATATCGCCCTCTTCTACATATTTCCGTAACGGTACTTTCTTGGCTTTCTTCTTCCTTATTCTAGCCATCTCAATAACTCTTTTATATTAGTGCAAATGCCTTATAAATGTTTTGATATAAGTATTTTAGCGCCTTCCAGTATTAAGAGCTCGCCTTTTTCGCCCCTGAGTTCCTTTCTGACCGAAAGTTCTTTTGCTCTTATCGTATTTACCAAGTCTTCTCTACATTCCTCAATAACCTCGGGCTTCTCTGTAGCTATCTCAACCATTCCTAGCTCTTCACTTAAAGGTATTTTATGAGCTACCTTCCAAGCTCTAATTGCTGATACTATTGTTTTAATAAATTCGCCCTTCTCAACAGCGGTAGCGTCTTTTAAAACAATCTCTGGCAACGTTTCTGTATGAATGCTAATCTTTTTTTCAAAGCTCTTATAATTTAGTTCGTAGACTTCTTCAGCTAAATGTGGTATAAAAGGAGCTAATAATTTAGCTAATCCAAGTCCAATAGTGTAAAGAGTGAAAACAGCTTCAGGCGCTTTTCTATAGCTTCTGGACTTTACAAGCTCTATGTAATGGTCTGCAAACTCATGCCATGCGAAATACTCAAGTTCTTTTAGCGCGCAATCAAATTTGAATTCTCTCATATAGTTAGTTACTTTTTCTAGGAGTTCGCTATATTTAGAAAGTATCCATTTATCTATAACTTTAAGCTCAGACGCTACAGTCTCAAGTTGTTGCTGTTTTTCACTACTAATTATCTGGTTAATAAATTTCTGAATATTCCAGAACTTTTTGCAGAAGCGCGTACCATGCACAATATCTTTTTCTCTAAAGACGCTATCCTGTCCTAAAGCGCAAAGCGCAGAAAAGTATCGAAAAGCATCTGCAGAATATTTCTTTGTCATTTCCATAGGGTCTACCACATTGCCCCAAGATGTATGCATTGGTCTGTTATCAGGGCCCATCATAAAGCCATCTATCATTACTTCTTTGAAAGGGGGCTTGCCGGTAAGTAGCAAAGACCGCAAAATAGTATAGAAAAGCCATGTTCTTATAATTTCGTGAGCCTGAGGTCTTAAAGACATTGGGTAAATTCTATCAAATAATTTTTGCTCGCGCTCCCAAAAAGAGTTATAAAGGGGAGTAACACTAGAATCCATC
This Candidatus Thermoplasmatota archaeon DNA region includes the following protein-coding sequences:
- a CDS encoding roadblock/LC7 domain-containing protein, which codes for MEKIDKLQRELKKLATIEGIVGSAIIARNGLIIAEELPEGVDERRVGAMAATLVASIETLASTIGKGVPKRVEAELERSSIIVSRLGHRALLLAILAPNANLELINSKLELTIKELNELMLRGAK
- a CDS encoding GTP-binding protein; its protein translation is MKIGIPILDDKIGEIPNEVAILLQAQPGIDPTPFGLTISANVLKTRTSCVYLVNNKPPSTLRREALALGKDLFKYETAGILSFVDAYSNYVGMPSEEKYTVKEPFSAESLIETVEIAIRGLRARSKNNFTVLDSISSYLDMGGELNEILYCIDCLKRGSVVLALFSAWKYPPKIVEKLKRNFNAVFAVKAVEELAILRNFMIPEKVAWKKIKKFSVPVKVLKPGGVKVYFPKILVTGPYKAGKSAIVKAISKTSVSVDRAGTTIALDHGYLDYKGFSSDIFGTPGQESFDPLLEYLAEDAVAVILVLDSTQPKTFIRAKQMLEKTRSYYLPLVVAANKQDLKNALPTKKIRALLGLPKNIPILPTVATAKKGTGRLVDELFKRLVAS
- a CDS encoding ATPase domain-containing protein, which encodes MKSEELKRVATGIPGLDGMLEGGFPVPSFILVAGEPGTGKTTFAVQSLFYGSKNGETSLYITALSEPVWVVQKFLSCYTFFDQKLVDRKKVIFSDIGDALRKQPLYVLSILMREIEKYNPDRVVIDPLSVIGIVAEDLKSYREVLHDLIIFTKKKVTLTIATYELPHADVVKTMPSYMVDGLIILSYTEEENIRKKHLEVLKLRGSKHLTGRHLVDISKNGIIVQPGLR
- a CDS encoding recombinase RecA, with product TGRCKRDGAVTFFALTKGMHPETDVQIIRHLMDGVIEFKEENLRTFFAVQGICDVQTRSWVQYKFTEKDLIIGSFSLDYIR
- a CDS encoding ATPase domain-containing protein, which encodes MARIRKKKAKKVPLRKYVEEGDIDKTIEYFKNKFLELEKRENAVKNKEKLLEAEKNKLALESSKINEELEKLKRVENALSEREISIKGEREALDKRIAELEGRLAKAEKMPEEVHKLQELIKEKELELKRSHEELKYEKLRREHEIARLTAQIEFKKGLGSRDVTQVEKELLEREEKITKREEYLLEKEFELANLRADLELKDEELRRKIDPLKYKEEELARREEELRFKEQKLEREVQKFKEREKELKKLALPPGAEEKLKLKEELTRLEEELKAREDELKRREEYLKSKESELTRKTEDLIAAEISRKEKERKREKEAKKVKTGVSRLDDLLFGGIPFGSNVLIYGPPFMGTDVLIKRFVIEGLAKNVPCVVVTVDKSTTDIKKELKELFEDYESAESAGLVGYVDIYSRRMGMPCNEPNVEYVDSIRDLDVITLAVNNIFTKLKAKGEYYRLVFPLSTLTANLGAQPIFRFLEDLTGRCKRDGAVTFFALTKG